TGTTGGGCCGTTTGCCTCACTATGTAAGCGTGGACCAGAAGACCTATGGCCGGTTTGGCGTTTTGCCTTCAAGCAACCatgccggcagcggcagcgctCCCATTGCACTTGTTGGTACCACTCAAAGACTTGGACCATGAAGGATTCGCCCCTGAACTTGTATCATCACATTGCATACTGCCTGGCGAGGCTGGATTGCATGTAAGTCGGAGTTTGGAGTTTGGTCGCGGCCGAATGTGGCCCACACACAGGATGGGTAAAACTTTATGACTTACAACTCCCTTTGTTCCTGGGTCGTTTGAAAGCGGCCCTAAGTGGTCACGTACTGCATTTCTGATTATCTAGATCGCTGTATTTAAACGTAAAGAAGGATTATAGGGGAGTAAACGAAAACTCGCAAGGCAGCAGATTGACTACCTTGGACACGGCTGTGGAACAGCCAATCCATGCAACAACCAACAAAAAATAAGAGAAGAAGCCTTCACATGGTGAATTCGGCTTGTAAGCAGCATCAGTCGTAGTATCAAGAATATTGTACCTTGTAGATGCGGTGATTTATCTACCATCCGCCGAAGCTGGCTGGTGTGTAGAGGATTTCCCAAGACAGGGGTAGGTTGGGTAAGCTAGCGAACGAGGGTTCGCGCTGGCTAAATGAATATTTGGGGCCGAGTCCCgctacttacctacctaggtatgtatgtatgGCACCTCTCTGGGCCGCTATACAAACCACCACTCGTGGAGGATTGTCCTTTTAGACCGACATTGCCCAAAGACAACCCGGTTTTTGCAATAGCGCAGAGCTGCCGCAGAACAGCTTGCGCCATGTCGCGACTAATATGTGAGTTTCAAACCCTCGTGAAGATCCTGTGGCCGAGCTTTACTGACCAGGCCCCTGCATAGCTTCGGCTCTATCGTTGCGACGTGATCCACGCATCCTCAAGCTGCCACCCTACATCTCGTTAGCTTGCATTCTCGGCGGCATTGCATGGCTGTTTCTGCTTCCTCTCAACGACTACTCCCGACGAACATATATATCTGAGAATGCGCTGCTCCCTGGACAAGTGCACACATACTTTGGGGGTAGCGACCAGAATGTCTTGCGGGCGTACAGGCAAGAGGTCAGCTCTGTCAGGGACAAGCCCAATTACGAGTATGCTCGCCAATCTCTCCCATGGTCTGAAGCTGACAATGGGCACACCTTAGGATTAACGACAAACTCGAGGGCATTCTCAAAAACGTGGGACTGAAGGTTGGACGTCAGAATTACACATACGAATCAGCCGGCGACATCTATACGGGCGAGAACATTTACGCCATTCTCCAGGCTCCGCGTGGCGACGCCACAGAAGCAATCGTGCTGGTAGCTGCCTGGAAGACGGTTGACGACAGGTTCAATGTCAACGGTGTGCCGTTGGCTCTGACCCTCGCGAGATACTTCAAGCGGTGGTCCCTCTGGTCCAAGGACATCAtcctccttttccccccGGACAGCAGGACAGGGACCCAGGCTTGGGTTGACGCCTACCACGACTCACACGACTCGTCCCGCGTGAGCTCTCTGCCCCTCAAGTCCGGCGCGCTGCAGGGCGCTATCGCCATCGACTTCTCACAGGAATACCGCTTCGAGTCTATCCACATCATCTACGACGGCATCAACGGCCAACTGCCGAATCTCGATCTCATCAATTCCGTCGTGAATATCGCAGGCGGACAGATGGGTATGGGCACTGCGATCCAGGAGATGTGGTCGCACTCGGACAAGTACCAGGACCGACTCCGGACCATGCTTCGTGGCATGCTTAACCAAGGTCTCGGCCACGCCTCGGGCCCGCATAGCAGTTTTATCCCGTACCATGTTGACGCTGTCACTCTGCAGCCTTTTGGTGAAGGCTGGCACGACGAGATGGGTATGGGCCGCTTGGTCGAGGGTACGTTTCGCAGCCTGAACAACCTCCTTGAACATCTCCACCAGAGCTTCTTTTTTTACCTTCTCATGCATAAAGAGAGATTCGTCAGCATTGGCACGTACCTGCCCAGTGCCATGATTCTCGCCGCGAGCTTCACCATTACTGCCATCTCTTTGTGGGTGAAGAGTGGCCAGCAGGAAGAGGGTTCAGGTGTGACGAGCACAACAACTACATCCAAGAGCGTGATTATGCCTTCACAAGGATCTGCCGAAGGTGCTATAACTGTGTCAGactcaccaacaccatctgCACCAGCTGTCGAACGTGACTTGTTCCTTCCTTTGGGCCTAGTGGCCATCTGTCAGTTCCTGGGCGTTGTGCCGCTATACATCTTCAACCACATGCCCGCAAGCGTAAGCTTCCAGCACCCCGTCTATTGAAGTCATATGCTAACGCCCATCTCGCAGATGCTTTCGGGGGCCTACACGGCCTTCGCGCTCGTCAACTGCGCCCTCCCTTTCCTTGTCTCCTCGCTGCTTACCTCAACCTACAACCCAACCGTCCAGCAGTACCAGCTTATCAAGtccttttccttgctgctgctcggcatGTTTCTCTCCGCCCTAGCAACCCTCAATTTTT
This sequence is a window from Colletotrichum higginsianum IMI 349063 chromosome 8, whole genome shotgun sequence. Protein-coding genes within it:
- a CDS encoding Rhomboid protein 2, translating into MNIWGRVPLLTYLGMYVWHLSGPLYKPPLVEDCPFRPTLPKDNPVFAIAQSCRRTACAMSRLISSALSLRRDPRILKLPPYISLACILGGIAWLFLLPLNDYSRRTYISENALLPGQVHTYFGGSDQNVLRAYRQEVSSVRDKPNYEINDKLEGILKNVGLKVGRQNYTYESAGDIYTGENIYAILQAPRGDATEAIVLVAAWKTVDDRFNVNGVPLALTLARYFKRWSLWSKDIILLFPPDSRTGTQAWVDAYHDSHDSSRVSSLPLKSGALQGAIAIDFSQEYRFESIHIIYDGINGQLPNLDLINSVVNIAGGQMGMGTAIQEMWSHSDKYQDRLRTMLRGMLNQGLGHASGPHSSFIPYHVDAVTLQPFGEGWHDEMGMGRLVEGTFRSLNNLLEHLHQSFFFYLLMHKERFVSIGTYLPSAMILAASFTITAISLWVKSGQQEEGSGVTSTTTTSKSVIMPSQGSAEGAITVSDSPTPSAPAVERDLFLPLGLVAICQFLGVVPLYIFNHMPASMLSGAYTAFALVNCALPFLVSSLLTSTYNPTVQQYQLIKSFSLLLLGMFLSALATLNFSLAFLVGVMASPLSFMRPWPSHPPVRWVCAASLQLASPTAALYSVSSYFNISIGEVLKEAAFGWDVWGMYTPVIIWGVWWPAWLMGSVIVLGQPAPKVKKSV